A window of Hymenobacter siberiensis genomic DNA:
CAAAGTTTGCGGCGTTGGCATTATACACGTAGTTGCCCAGGTTGCTGCGCAGGGTGAAGGCAAAAACCAGCTTCTTGTACGTCAGGTTCGAGCTGAAGCCCAGCGTAACGAGCGGCGCGGACTGCTTGTAGGAAACGTAGTCGGCGTCGTTGATGATGCCGTTGCCGTCTTTGTCTACATACAGCCCTTCCACGGGGCGGCCATCGGCACCGTACACCTGCTTAGCCACGAAGAAAGAGTTGATGGGCTGGCCCACGCCCTGAATCTGGATGGTGTTGCCGGTGCCGCCGCCAATGCCGCCCACCTTGTAGCCGTTGAAGTTTTCGGCCTGCTGGCCGAGGTCAGTGATTTTGTTCACGTTGTAGGCGCCGTTCAGGTTCACGTTCCAGTTCAGGTCAGAACCCTGCAGGATGCCGTAGTTCAGGCCTACCTCGATGCCGCGGTTGCGCAGCGAGCCGATGTTGGCGTCGAGCTGGTTGGTAAGGTTGGAGCCGGCCGAGAAGTTCACGCGGGCCAGCAGGTTGCTGGCGCGGCGCTCATACACGTCTACCGTAGCCGTCAGGCGGTTATCCAGGAAGCCCAGGTCCAGGCCGGCGTTGTAGGTGTTGGTGGTTTCCCAGGTTAGGATGGCGTTGTAGCCCTGGGGGCTATAGGTCGGCACGGTCGTGCTGCCCGTGTTGCCGAGCGGGTAGGTCGTCGACGAGCCGCTGAGTACGTAGCGCGGTTGCGTGTCGTAGTAGCCCTGGCCCAGGTCCTGCTGGCCCGTGCGGCCGTAGCCGGCCCGCAGCTTCAACTCCGAAAACAGGTTGTTATCTTTCAGGAAATCCTCGTTCTTCACGCGCCAGGCCAGGCCTACGGCCGGGAACAAGCCGCTGCGGTAGCCCGGACGGAAGCGCGAGGTCTGGTCATTACGCAGGGTAGCCGTCAGCAGGTACTTATCCTTCACGTTCATCGTGGCGCGGCCGAAGTACGAGAGCATCACCAGCTTGCCGTAGTAGTTCGGCACAGTCAGGGTATCGCTCGAGTTCACCTTGGTCTTGCGGTCGTAGCGGTAGTCCAGGAAGTTAGGGCCCTGGTACACGAAGGTTTGGTAGGCATAGCCGCCCTGCACGTCGAATTTGGTGCCGCCCACTTGCTTGCCGTAAGCCAGGTAGGCTTCGAGCAGCTTCATGTCCTTGTCCTGGGCGTACTGAGTATAGCGGCCGTTAATACCGGCGTTGGTGGCGGCGGCGGCGGCCGTGTTGTAGTTACCGAAGTCCGTGGGCTGAATGATGTTGCTGCCGCGTCCGCGCGACACATCCAGGCCCAGGTTCAGGTTGGCGCGCAGGCCGTCAATGCCGTGGACTTTGTAGTCGAACTGCACGTTGCCGATGAGGCGCTTCACCTGACTGGTGTTGTTGGAGTTGTTGAGGGCGGCCACCGGGTTGCCGGGGGCGTTGCCCAAGGGCTGGCCCACCGAGTTGGTGAACTGGGAGTAGCCGCCGTAGCGCGTAAAGCGCGACTCGGTCGACGTAACCGATTGGGTGGGGTCGTAGAGCGCAGCCCCGGACACGGTGCCGTAGTCCACAAAGCGGTTATCCACAACCGAACCTTTGGCGTTCACGTCGATGCGCAGGTGGTTGTCGAGCAGCGTGGGCGATAGGCTCACCGAGCCCGAGTTCCGCTTCAGCAGGTTGGTGATGATGATGCCCTCCTGGTAGAGGTTGCCGTACGAAACCCGGAACGGCACTTTGGCCACCGAGCCAATCAGGCTCACCGTGTTGTCGTAGGTGGCGGCAGTGCGGGAAATTTCCTTCTGCCAGTTGGTGTCGCCTTTGCCCAGCGTGGCAAACTGCGAAGCCGCGCCATTGGTCTGAATCAGGCTGCGGAACTGGTCGGTGCTCAGCGTCTCGTAGCGGCGGGCCACGGTCGAAACGCCCACTTGCGAGTTCAGCTCCACGCGGAGCTTTTCGCCCTGCAGGCCTTTTTTGGTGGTGATGAGGATAACGCCGCCCGAAGCTCGGTTGCCGTAGATGGCGGTGGCCGAAGCGTCTTTCAGCACCGTGAAGGTCGCAATGTCGCTGGGGTTAATCAGGGAGAGCGGGTTGGAGGCGCCGCTGATGCCTTCCTTGTCTACGGGCACGCCGTCAATCACGTACAGCGGGTCGCTGTTAGCGTTCAGCGACGAGTTGCCCCGGATGCGGATAACGCTGCCCGTGCCGGGCGCGCCGCCGGCCGTGGTGATGCTCACACCGGCCACTTTGCCCTGGATGAGCTGCTCGGGGTTGGTTACCTGGCCCTGCACAAACTGCTTGGCATCAACCGTGGCCACAGCCCCGGTCACGTCCTGGCGGCGCTGGGTGCCGTAGCCTACTACCACGGCCTCGGCCAGCTGGGTCGTATTCTCGCTCAGGCCGGCCGATACTTCGGCGTTCTGGCCAGCAACTACCGTCACGGCACGGCGAACGGGGTTGTAGCCCACAAACGAAATCACGACTGTGTGCGGTCCGGCGGGCACGCTCTGGATGCTGTAAGTTCCGTCTATGTTTGAAGAGCTGCCCAGCGAAGTGCCCTCGATGAGGACCGTAGCGCCGGGAATGCCTTCGTTTTTGCTATCGGTGACCCGGCCGCTGACCGAACCGGTCGACTGAGCAAATGCAGTCGAGGGGAGGAAGCCAAATCCTGCTAATAATAGCAGAAACAGGAGCTTCGCTAAATAAGGTTGTCTCATGGGAAACTTCTTAAATGTGTTGGTGGTGGGAAATTTTTAAAAGAATTGGGGCTGCAAGTTACCAAAAACTTGCGTTACAGAAGGTTTAAAGGCATTTTTGGAAAAATTCCAGCACATCTTAAAATCGAAAAAACGTTTGCTCAAATTCGGCGACTTTTTGTCGATATTTAAGTAGGAAGTAGTTTAAAAATCATATTAATTTTGTGAGCTATGCATTGTTTAATAAGTCTTTAACTGGTGTGGTGGCATGCCTACCAACCGGGTGCGCAATGCAAACGATTCGGATATGGTGCGCATAACGCGTTGGAATGAGGCTTTTTTAAAGATTTTTCAGCAAAAAATAAGTTTAAAAGGCCCGTATTTTTTGGGTGTGTGTTTACTCATCGGGGGTGTGTAGTTACTCATTAGGTGCGTTTTTGGGGTGCCGTGTGCTTTCCTTTGTCCTGGGCTGCCGCGGGCAAAAAAACAGCGGCTGGGCAAGTGCCCGAAGGCTCGGGGCGCGGTCGGCAATTCCGGATTAACCACCTTTGCCCTTACCACATTTCGGTATGGCTCGG
This region includes:
- a CDS encoding SusC/RagA family TonB-linked outer membrane protein: MRQPYLAKLLFLLLLAGFGFLPSTAFAQSTGSVSGRVTDSKNEGIPGATVLIEGTSLGSSSNIDGTYSIQSVPAGPHTVVISFVGYNPVRRAVTVVAGQNAEVSAGLSENTTQLAEAVVVGYGTQRRQDVTGAVATVDAKQFVQGQVTNPEQLIQGKVAGVSITTAGGAPGTGSVIRIRGNSSLNANSDPLYVIDGVPVDKEGISGASNPLSLINPSDIATFTVLKDASATAIYGNRASGGVILITTKKGLQGEKLRVELNSQVGVSTVARRYETLSTDQFRSLIQTNGAASQFATLGKGDTNWQKEISRTAATYDNTVSLIGSVAKVPFRVSYGNLYQEGIIITNLLKRNSGSVSLSPTLLDNHLRIDVNAKGSVVDNRFVDYGTVSGAALYDPTQSVTSTESRFTRYGGYSQFTNSVGQPLGNAPGNPVAALNNSNNTSQVKRLIGNVQFDYKVHGIDGLRANLNLGLDVSRGRGSNIIQPTDFGNYNTAAAAATNAGINGRYTQYAQDKDMKLLEAYLAYGKQVGGTKFDVQGGYAYQTFVYQGPNFLDYRYDRKTKVNSSDTLTVPNYYGKLVMLSYFGRATMNVKDKYLLTATLRNDQTSRFRPGYRSGLFPAVGLAWRVKNEDFLKDNNLFSELKLRAGYGRTGQQDLGQGYYDTQPRYVLSGSSTTYPLGNTGSTTVPTYSPQGYNAILTWETTNTYNAGLDLGFLDNRLTATVDVYERRASNLLARVNFSAGSNLTNQLDANIGSLRNRGIEVGLNYGILQGSDLNWNVNLNGAYNVNKITDLGQQAENFNGYKVGGIGGGTGNTIQIQGVGQPINSFFVAKQVYGADGRPVEGLYVDKDGNGIINDADYVSYKQSAPLVTLGFSSNLTYKKLVFAFTLRSNLGNYVYNANAANFGTYANAQGSTLFVSNLSPDVLNTGFTRQQLFSDYYVQNASFLRAENISLGYNVGKVLGASSLRVTANVQNAFLVTKYKGVDPEVSGGIDSNFYPRARTFTLGLALGI